From Microcaecilia unicolor chromosome 11, aMicUni1.1, whole genome shotgun sequence, the proteins below share one genomic window:
- the LOC115480047 gene encoding histone H1-like, with protein MAEETAPAAAASSPPAAGAAKKKVKKPAGARKSSGPSVSELIVKAVSASKERSGMSLAALKKALAASGYDVEKNNSRLKLAVKSLVSKGNLLQTKGSGASGSFKLNKKQPESKKKSAPKSKKPAVKKPKKAASAGVKKSPKRAKKPSTAATKKVAKSPKKPKAVKPKKVAKSPAKKAKPLKAKVKKSPAKAAKPKAKKAAKGTPKKK; from the coding sequence ATGGCAGAAGAAACCGCTCCAGCGGCAGCCGCTTCATCTCCTCCGGCTGCAGGTGCGGCCAAGAAAAAGGTGAAGAAGCCGGCGGGAGCGCGCAAGTCATCGGGCCCCAGCGTCTCCGAGCTGATCGTGAAGGCCGTGTCAGCTTCAAAGGAGCGCAGCGGCATGTCCCTGGCTGCCCTGAAGAAGGCTCTGGCGGCGTCGGGCTACGACGTGGAGAAGAACAATAGTCGCTTGAAGCTGGCGGTCAAGAGCCTGGTGAGCAAGGGTAACCTCCTGCAGACCAAGGGCAGCGGAGCTTCGGGCTCCTTCAAACTGAACAAAAAGCAGCCGGAGAGCAAGAAGAAGAGCGCTCCCAAAAGCAAGAAACCGGCCGTGAAGAAGCCGAAAAAGGCGGCATCGGCGGGAGTGAAAAAGAGTCCGAAGAGAGCCAAGAAACCGTCAACAGCCGCTACCAAGAAAGTAGCCAAGAGCCCCAAAAAGCCCAAAGCGGTTAAACCCAAGAAAGTGGCTAAGAGCCCGGCTAAAAAAGCTAAACCCTTGAAAGCGAAGGTGAAGAAAAGCCCAGCAAAGGCTGCCAAACCCAAAGCCAAAAAGGCCGCAAAGGGGACGCCTAAGAAAAAGTGA